A section of the Archocentrus centrarchus isolate MPI-CPG fArcCen1 chromosome 20, fArcCen1, whole genome shotgun sequence genome encodes:
- the LOC115799284 gene encoding LOW QUALITY PROTEIN: lipase member H-like (The sequence of the model RefSeq protein was modified relative to this genomic sequence to represent the inferred CDS: inserted 1 base in 1 codon; deleted 3 bases in 3 codons) has translation MLRRGLLALLGLLVLCKGQEESGAGESCDNFTDLDLTHCFVGTTLYVRLLLYTHSNLDCGHELNHHHLSSQPLFNLSHPTAFVIHGYRPTGAXPIWINHIVHLLAEQEDMNIIVVDWNKGAANLNYFTAVTYTREAALNLTGFIMTMEAEGVPLSSVHLIGVSLGAHLAGFVGANLKGKIGRITGLDPAGPMFTSATPEERLDPSDAMFVDVLHTDMNSFGLRGAHGHIDFYANGGADQPGCPKTIFSGKSYFVCDHQRSVFLYLCALNRTCSLTGYPCASYSDFLDGRCLQCEAFKPASCPVLGYDLSPWRETLLQLGQTKVFFSTTAALPYRKLVYRVDMVTWNQYLRWGVVYIRLHSGRNFTEARIDHKLLRFEQYTSTRLLAQFDEDLQHVQKISLRINTGNVIGPRYKIRLLRIRFTPLERPERPLMCRFDIIMEENIEVAFRPLPCGSRL, from the exons ATGCTGCGCCGCGGGCTCCTGGCTCTGCTGGGGCTCCTTGTGCTCTGCAAAG GCCAGGAGGAGAGTGGAGCAGGCGAGTCCTGCGATAACTTCACCGACCTTGACCTGACCCACTGCTTCGTGGGAACCACCCTGTACGTGCGGCTGCTGCTCTACACCCACTCCAATCTCGACTGCGGCCATGAGTTAAACCACCACCACCTGTCCTCCCAGCCACTCTTCAACCTCTCCCATCCCACCGCCTTTGTTATCCATGGCTACCGGCCCACCGGAG CCCCCATCTGGATCAACCACATAGTCCACCTGCTGGCCGAGCAAGAAGACATGAACATCATCGTGGTGGACTGGAACAAAGGGGCGGCC AACCTCAACTACTTCACTGCTGTGACTTACACCAGAGAGGCCGCTCTCAACCTGACGGGCTTCATCATGACGATGGAG GCTGAAGGAGTCCCTCTGAGCTCAGTTCACCTGATCGGTGTCAGTCTGGGAGCTCACCTGGCTGGATTTGTGGGAGCAAACCTGAAGGGGAAGATTGGCCGCATTACAG gtCTGGACCCCGCTGGGCCGATGTTCACCAGCGCCACACCGGAGGAGAGGCTGGACCCTTCAGACGCCATGTTTGTGGATGTACTTCACACCGACATGAACT CCTTCGGACTGAGAGGAGCTCACGGCCACATCGACTTCTACGCCAACGGTGGAGCCGACCAACCGGGGTGTCCCAAAACCATCTTTTCAG GTAAATCTTACTTTGTGTGTGACCACCAGCGCTCCGTCTTCCTGTACCTGTGCGCTCTGAATCGAACCTGCAGCCTCACCGGTTACCCCTGCGCGTCCTACAGCGACTTCCTGGACGGCCGCTGTCTGCAGTGTGAGGCCTTT AAACCCGCCTCCTGCCCCGTACTCG GTTATGACCTCAGCCCGTGGAGGGAGACTCTGCTGCAGCTCGGACAGACCAAAGTCTTCTTCAGCACCACCGCCGCGCTGCCCTACAGGA AGCTCGTGTACAGAGTGGACATGGTGACGTGGAACCAGTACCTCCGCTGGGGGGTCGTCTACATCCGGCTGCACAGTGGCAGGAATTTCACAGAGGCCCGGATAGACCA TAAGCTGCTGCGGTTCGAGCAGTAC ACCTCCACGCGGCTGCTGGCCCAGTTCGATGAGGATCTGCAGCACGTCCAGAAGATCTCCCTGCGAATCAACACCGGCAACGTGATCGGCCCTCGCTACAAAATCAGGCTGTTGCGAATCCGCTTCACCCCGCTGGAACGTCCTGAGAG GCCTCTGATGTGCCGCTTTGACATCATCATGGAGGAGAACATAGAGGTGGCGTTTCGACCTCTGCCCTGCGGCTCCCGCCTCTGA